From Chryseobacterium joostei, the proteins below share one genomic window:
- a CDS encoding immunity 22 family protein produces MERYNKIHLWIGTTNKTEAEYQQYFELDYSTEGDFETPNYKLCPFCQDIGKQWYDQDFIGIIPRFENEISLDEILEHSSTDPAEWEKIKSICKDYNIEKANAILWYADGELAVPKPYKEDYNGLKYIGMFEGD; encoded by the coding sequence ATGGAAAGATACAATAAAATCCATCTTTGGATAGGAACAACAAACAAAACCGAAGCGGAATATCAGCAATATTTCGAATTAGATTATTCAACCGAGGGCGATTTTGAAACTCCGAATTATAAACTCTGCCCATTCTGCCAAGACATTGGAAAACAGTGGTACGACCAGGATTTCATTGGCATTATCCCAAGGTTTGAGAATGAAATTTCTTTAGATGAAATTTTGGAACATTCATCCACAGACCCAGCCGAATGGGAAAAAATAAAAAGCATTTGCAAAGATTACAACATCGAAAAAGCCAATGCAATTTTATGGTATGCCGATGGCGAGCTGGCTGTTCCAAAACCTTACAAAGAAGATTACAACGGATTAAAATACATCGGAATGTTTGAAGGCGATTAA
- a CDS encoding HEAT repeat domain-containing protein: protein MDKYLIDLIERMLDTSDQIMEAGYDSSKTISWKALREAEKVDKADYVPQLILFIDKEKDKKKRGEAYFLLGHIAKNTNDTTALNYLIQRVDKETDKYIVSSLLDRIGDIKKPTGTNLQPLITATKNDKWLIRHSAIQSLNYSTDPDAESTLIEILDSSDNQYNLTYSNATLNRIGTLRAIPHLEKHLKSRKRDVKDSAKFAIEEILKRNGQ from the coding sequence ATGGACAAATATTTAATCGACCTAATTGAAAGAATGTTGGACACCAGCGACCAAATTATGGAAGCCGGTTATGACAGTTCTAAAACCATTTCGTGGAAAGCACTTAGAGAAGCAGAAAAAGTTGACAAAGCGGACTACGTACCTCAACTAATTCTTTTCATAGACAAAGAAAAAGACAAAAAGAAGCGTGGCGAAGCATACTTTCTACTTGGGCACATTGCAAAAAACACGAACGACACAACAGCGTTGAACTATTTAATTCAGCGGGTTGACAAAGAGACGGACAAATACATTGTTTCGTCACTTCTCGACAGAATTGGGGATATCAAAAAACCAACAGGAACAAATTTGCAGCCATTAATTACAGCTACCAAAAATGACAAATGGTTAATAAGACATAGCGCTATTCAATCTTTAAATTATTCGACTGACCCAGATGCAGAATCAACCCTAATTGAAATTCTTGATAGTTCAGATAACCAATACAACTTGACTTATTCAAATGCGACACTAAATAGAATTGGAACATTAAGAGCTATTCCACATTTAGAGAAGCATTTGAAAAGTAGAAAAAGAGACGTGAAAGACTCTGCAAAATTTGCAATTGAAGAAATATTGAAACGGAATGGACAATAA
- a CDS encoding DUF1963 domain-containing protein, producing MNHIAFTKPTESKSTVPRIGGKSFIPDHLWPKDENENAMLFIASIPAETVTRVMNIEVAENTFFSIFSTYSREDYFLDKVIYNCNDAEELDIIKQNTQIIYHQKEEAINLSEHEIPAFEFSFSENADEGNFLGGSPEFLQEELVFEDHRFLMQFYAGNFPEEYRDILYLSDAVGYVFIKNELKINKIAGLYFGQCT from the coding sequence ATGAACCATATAGCATTCACAAAACCCACAGAAAGTAAGTCAACTGTTCCAAGAATTGGTGGAAAATCTTTCATTCCCGACCATCTTTGGCCAAAGGATGAAAATGAAAATGCGATGCTGTTCATCGCCAGTATTCCCGCAGAAACAGTTACTCGTGTTATGAATATAGAAGTAGCAGAAAATACTTTCTTTTCCATTTTTAGTACTTATAGCAGAGAAGATTATTTTCTAGACAAGGTAATTTATAACTGTAATGATGCAGAAGAACTGGATATCATCAAACAAAATACCCAAATCATTTATCATCAAAAAGAGGAAGCCATTAACCTATCCGAACACGAAATTCCAGCGTTTGAATTTTCATTTTCTGAAAATGCTGATGAAGGAAATTTCCTTGGAGGCAGTCCAGAATTTTTGCAAGAAGAATTGGTTTTTGAAGATCATAGATTTCTGATGCAATTCTATGCCGGTAATTTTCCCGAAGAATACAGAGACATCCTTTATCTCTCTGATGCCGTTGGTTACGTTTTCATTAAAAATGAATTAAAAATCAATAAAATTGCAGGCTTATACTTTGGGCAATGTACTTAA
- a CDS encoding DUF1963 domain-containing protein: MIIEFNKTENIFGVMGGNPYLKNLSDWPLNEHGKRMIHFCTAFSNIFGGNQFDDKYCISIFLDNETNERGQLKRGFSTRYAIQENNSFATSKKYAKALLLEKSETPVSVISENGVLPVITMSKRHFTNEEVMQESNEEGTDKSKLFSVPHFLQDNVHPQPAMKYQPIIQLNEYDLAKLHKEYEGVFLEGLAYFWIDQNYRKYAPIREVGYFGIQYL; the protein is encoded by the coding sequence ATGATAATAGAATTCAACAAAACAGAAAATATTTTCGGGGTAATGGGCGGAAATCCTTACCTGAAAAATCTTAGCGATTGGCCATTGAACGAACACGGCAAAAGAATGATACATTTTTGTACCGCGTTCAGCAACATTTTTGGTGGCAATCAATTTGATGATAAATATTGCATCAGTATTTTTCTAGATAACGAAACCAATGAAAGAGGACAATTGAAACGTGGTTTCAGCACACGATATGCCATTCAGGAAAACAACAGCTTTGCAACTTCAAAAAAATATGCCAAAGCATTGCTACTTGAAAAATCGGAAACGCCTGTTTCCGTAATAAGCGAAAACGGTGTTTTACCAGTAATTACAATGAGCAAACGCCATTTCACCAATGAAGAAGTGATGCAGGAAAGCAACGAAGAAGGAACGGATAAAAGCAAACTTTTTTCGGTACCTCATTTCTTGCAGGACAATGTACATCCTCAACCTGCAATGAAATACCAACCCATCATTCAACTCAATGAATATGATTTGGCAAAACTTCATAAAGAATACGAAGGTGTTTTTCTTGAAGGATTAGCTTATTTCTGGATAGACCAAAATTACCGAAAATATGCTCCGATAAGAGAAGTGGGCTATTTCGGGATACAGTATTTGTAA
- a CDS encoding XAC2610-related protein yields MTKLLFFLLLIVNICHAQKTEHFTDAKTVIKSGKYKINITQTNQKPEAVVRFQLFRKSGKNWQEIQNGSFKKQTDFGLYVTTDEDLNNDGYNDIKISYEQAGRGSNEITKLFIFNPKTQKLEDIVNSQEYPNLHYNAKRNCVNGYAFHGGNTTYFLKINGNKLQNFARVEYYIDTVYSYKIKNGKEILLKKQAYNSDSGATFFSNFDPVEE; encoded by the coding sequence ATGACCAAACTACTATTTTTCCTTTTGCTGATTGTTAACATTTGCCACGCCCAAAAAACCGAACATTTTACCGATGCAAAAACGGTGATAAAGTCTGGCAAATACAAAATCAACATCACGCAGACCAATCAAAAACCCGAAGCGGTTGTGCGTTTTCAATTGTTCAGAAAATCGGGGAAGAATTGGCAGGAAATTCAGAACGGAAGCTTCAAAAAACAAACCGATTTCGGTCTGTACGTAACTACCGACGAAGACCTGAACAACGACGGCTACAATGATATAAAAATCTCTTACGAGCAAGCCGGAAGAGGTTCCAACGAAATCACAAAGCTATTCATCTTCAACCCGAAAACACAGAAATTGGAAGATATTGTCAACTCGCAGGAATATCCAAACCTGCATTACAATGCCAAAAGGAACTGCGTAAACGGCTACGCTTTTCACGGTGGCAACACTACTTATTTTTTGAAAATAAATGGCAATAAGCTTCAAAATTTTGCCCGGGTTGAATATTACATAGATACCGTTTACAGTTATAAAATTAAAAACGGAAAGGAAATATTGCTGAAAAAACAAGCCTACAATTCCGACAGTGGCGCAACTTTTTTCTCCAATTTTGACCCTGTTGAAGAGTGA
- a CDS encoding SMI1/KNR4 family protein — MNITEKLKQKSLQLKERNLFAKGASESEIENFETTLNIKLPLVLKAFYLLNNGGCFADNLFKTEELQNPEDLGSIIWNSNYFLSLKEIIEAYNFDGSFTLIDYQEQEKYTGKRLIPIMHTRGQENLVWDATEVHSTKILDAFHEFNADEWKVLYPSFEDLLETYLEKDGDIETIA, encoded by the coding sequence ATGAATATCACAGAAAAACTCAAACAAAAATCACTGCAACTGAAAGAGCGAAATCTTTTTGCGAAAGGTGCATCAGAAAGTGAAATAGAAAATTTTGAAACCACTTTAAATATCAAACTTCCATTGGTTTTAAAAGCATTTTACCTGTTGAACAATGGCGGTTGTTTTGCCGATAATCTTTTTAAAACCGAAGAGCTTCAAAACCCTGAAGATTTGGGAAGCATTATTTGGAACAGCAATTATTTCCTGAGCCTTAAAGAAATTATCGAAGCCTACAATTTTGATGGTTCTTTTACCTTGATTGATTATCAGGAGCAGGAAAAATACACAGGCAAAAGATTAATCCCGATAATGCACACTCGTGGTCAGGAAAATCTGGTTTGGGATGCAACCGAAGTACATTCTACGAAAATCCTGGATGCTTTCCACGAATTTAATGCTGATGAATGGAAAGTTTTATATCCATCATTTGAAGATTTGCTGGAAACCTACCTTGAGAAAGACGGCGATATTGAAACGATAGCATAA
- a CDS encoding SMI1/KNR4 family protein, with amino-acid sequence MNIKEKLKQKSLQLKERNLFAKGASESEIENFETTLNIKLPLVLKAFYLLNNGGCFANNLFKTEELQNPEDLGSIIWNSNYFLSLEEIIEAYNFDGSFTLIDYQEQEKYTGKRLIPIMHTRGQENLVWDATEEHSTKILDAFHEFNADEWKVLYPSFEDLLETYIEEDGDFETIA; translated from the coding sequence ATGAATATCAAAGAAAAACTCAAACAAAAATCACTGCAACTGAAAGAGCGAAATCTTTTTGCTAAAGGTGCATCAGAAAGTGAAATAGAAAATTTTGAAACCACTTTAAATATCAAGCTTCCATTGGTTTTAAAAGCATTTTACCTGTTGAATAACGGCGGTTGTTTTGCCAATAATCTTTTTAAAACCGAAGAACTTCAAAACCCTGAAGATTTGGGAAGCATTATTTGGAACAGCAATTATTTCCTCAGTCTTGAAGAGATTATCGAAGCCTACAATTTTGATGGTTCTTTTACCTTAATTGATTATCAGGAACAGGAAAAATATACCGGCAAAAGATTAATCCCGATAATGCACACTCGTGGTCAGGAAAATCTGGTTTGGGATGCAACCGAAGAACATTCCACGAAAATTCTGGATGCTTTCCACGAATTTAATGCTGATGAATGGAAAGTTTTATATCCATCATTTGAAGATTTGCTGGAAACCTATATTGAGGAAGATGGCGATTTTGAAACGATAGCATAA
- a CDS encoding DUF6882 domain-containing protein translates to MGFFNKIFGQNDKTEQTNETQSQQNLAPCKTEQELIERYGGIAMDKQLSFGDFIGNNNWNINIANGEISFGTDIVLPMQVLGTISHSSQTWLWAWANTKSGLSENVIKQALQLKKYGEENKIDLLKNDTFDFTKEDLHLIGIIASGIHNSSGYYICDYGQGAMVVTIKSEKVDKINKEDNHHRILTVFPQLISQFEMNHNYALTNYLIAKGYTISENGTKLIATKNGQTITAEFDELSRLTKLNG, encoded by the coding sequence ATGGGATTTTTTAATAAAATTTTTGGACAAAACGACAAAACAGAACAAACCAACGAAACACAATCACAACAAAATTTAGCACCTTGTAAAACAGAACAAGAACTTATCGAAAGATATGGCGGAATTGCAATGGATAAGCAATTAAGTTTCGGAGATTTTATTGGTAATAACAATTGGAATATAAATATAGCAAACGGTGAAATAAGCTTTGGAACTGACATTGTTCTTCCTATGCAAGTACTTGGTACAATTTCTCACTCTTCACAGACTTGGCTTTGGGCTTGGGCAAATACTAAATCAGGTCTTTCCGAAAATGTAATTAAACAAGCATTGCAACTAAAAAAATATGGCGAAGAAAATAAGATTGACCTTTTAAAAAATGATACTTTCGATTTTACAAAAGAGGACTTACATCTAATTGGAATAATTGCATCAGGAATTCATAATTCTAGTGGATATTATATTTGTGATTACGGACAAGGTGCAATGGTTGTAACAATAAAAAGCGAAAAAGTGGACAAAATTAATAAAGAAGATAATCATCACAGAATTTTAACCGTTTTTCCTCAATTAATTTCACAATTTGAAATGAACCACAATTATGCTCTGACAAATTATCTAATTGCAAAAGGTTATACGATTTCAGAAAATGGAACAAAATTAATTGCCACAAAAAACGGACAAACTATAACTGCTGAGTTTGACGAACTATCAAGACTAACAAAACTAAACGGATAA
- a CDS encoding Imm50 family immunity protein: MNPEQFIQNSTLLTSVFGQLPKFHDGEIVSLKLEISSSGFYPKLVLLLSILHFGKRYQIELEFNNVMKNSFENFSNQNSIWEMNFEKLENSILCTIEANCGLSAEIECETVSVNFVKVID; the protein is encoded by the coding sequence ATGAACCCCGAACAATTCATACAGAACAGCACATTGCTCACATCCGTTTTCGGGCAGTTGCCGAAATTTCACGATGGCGAAATTGTGTCTTTAAAATTGGAGATTTCCTCATCAGGATTTTACCCAAAATTGGTTCTGTTACTATCCATATTACATTTCGGAAAACGCTACCAGATTGAATTAGAATTTAATAATGTAATGAAAAATAGTTTCGAAAACTTCAGCAATCAGAATTCCATTTGGGAAATGAATTTTGAAAAACTTGAAAATAGCATTCTGTGCACAATTGAAGCCAATTGTGGTTTATCCGCCGAAATAGAATGTGAAACAGTGAGTGTGAATTTTGTAAAAGTTATCGATTAA
- a CDS encoding Imm26 family immunity protein, which translates to MTEIQFAHFNIQLPDKSSAEFSIFEDLAELFGQEFQTEAVGILKDALKSPDLKPKPNIDYESDFVQVSSKNADAIFTVAKTIYQLTVPEKRTEITEAELDDIYNQLKKWKRPPKQKWEIGDVFSVPLLDGTFSFGQIVGTHSTATSPVLTLFEIKQEKDNITTEELIIARVLSVWNADEEPIVSHQYKILFNEELLVSPEKVKNKKRSGGADLHVLANVYFGLEPYNVMFKENYYDDFWQPNIQRPQHIIWLSDEEREKYRKEKFNINE; encoded by the coding sequence ATGACCGAAATTCAATTTGCACATTTCAACATACAACTGCCTGATAAAAGTTCAGCCGAATTTTCAATATTCGAAGATTTAGCCGAATTATTTGGTCAAGAATTTCAAACCGAAGCTGTGGGAATTTTAAAGGATGCACTAAAATCGCCTGATTTGAAACCCAAACCAAACATCGACTACGAAAGCGATTTTGTACAAGTTTCAAGCAAAAATGCTGATGCTATTTTTACGGTTGCCAAAACTATTTACCAACTCACCGTTCCTGAAAAAAGAACAGAAATTACAGAAGCTGAGTTGGATGATATTTATAATCAGCTAAAAAAATGGAAAAGACCACCAAAACAGAAATGGGAAATCGGCGATGTATTTTCTGTTCCGCTTTTGGATGGTACATTTTCGTTTGGGCAAATTGTAGGTACACATTCAACCGCAACATCGCCCGTATTGACGTTGTTTGAAATAAAGCAGGAGAAAGACAACATCACTACAGAAGAACTCATCATCGCAAGGGTTCTTTCTGTATGGAATGCTGATGAGGAACCAATTGTAAGCCATCAGTATAAAATTCTGTTCAACGAAGAGTTATTGGTAAGCCCTGAAAAAGTAAAAAATAAGAAACGTTCCGGCGGTGCAGATTTGCACGTATTAGCCAATGTTTATTTTGGTCTGGAGCCTTATAATGTAATGTTTAAAGAAAATTATTACGATGATTTTTGGCAACCTAACATTCAGCGACCACAGCATATTATTTGGTTATCGGATGAAGAACGTGAAAAATACAGGAAAGAAAAATTTAATATCAATGAGTAA
- a CDS encoding UpxY family transcription antiterminator — MNEKKWYVVRTNPRAEKKVSEKLSVIGIDHYLPLHKQLKNWHDRKKYVDEVLFKSYVFIYTTEQKRQEVFQVSAVVKYLFVGGKIAVVTEKEIEQIRIFCTSNDIKIEETYKKGDEVEVISGQFIGLKGQLISTPDRRKLQIHIPVLNCFASISIDKNDVVKAV, encoded by the coding sequence ATGAACGAAAAGAAGTGGTACGTTGTAAGAACTAATCCACGGGCAGAAAAAAAAGTATCTGAAAAACTTTCTGTTATTGGAATTGACCACTATCTGCCTTTACACAAGCAACTCAAAAACTGGCACGACCGCAAGAAATACGTGGATGAAGTACTCTTCAAAAGCTACGTTTTTATTTACACTACCGAACAAAAACGACAAGAAGTTTTTCAAGTTTCGGCTGTGGTAAAATACCTTTTTGTGGGCGGAAAAATTGCCGTGGTTACCGAAAAGGAAATCGAGCAAATCAGAATTTTCTGTACTTCAAACGATATTAAAATTGAAGAAACCTACAAAAAAGGTGATGAAGTGGAAGTAATTTCAGGTCAGTTCATCGGTTTGAAAGGTCAATTGATTTCTACTCCGGATAGGCGGAAACTGCAAATTCACATTCCTGTTTTAAACTGTTTTGCAAGCATCTCGATTGATAAAAATGATGTGGTAAAAGCAGTTTGA
- a CDS encoding DUF4274 domain-containing protein encodes MKQKISNDEFQQLFDEMVIQFAEKQTPKIWHQMAMEWNETSVFLHWLADNPNTDKATALMLYWMSGPRYFKQFKNREEAGSNTSKFDLIENIESKYLNGFYNKQNFSFDPNTADFSGTVWVEEYLDKTIVREIPVIMFEKLEGEMVEEPEGFIEGMPPELYDLHDELCEKYGF; translated from the coding sequence ATGAAACAAAAAATATCAAACGACGAGTTCCAACAGCTTTTTGATGAAATGGTTATCCAGTTCGCAGAAAAGCAAACGCCGAAAATCTGGCACCAAATGGCAATGGAATGGAATGAAACCTCTGTGTTTTTGCATTGGCTTGCCGATAATCCCAACACCGACAAAGCAACTGCTTTAATGTTGTATTGGATGTCGGGACCACGGTATTTTAAACAGTTTAAAAACCGTGAAGAAGCAGGAAGTAATACATCAAAATTTGACTTAATTGAAAATATCGAAAGCAAATATTTGAATGGCTTTTATAACAAACAAAATTTTTCATTTGACCCAAACACCGCAGATTTTTCAGGAACCGTTTGGGTAGAAGAATATCTGGATAAAACCATTGTACGTGAAATTCCTGTAATAATGTTTGAAAAACTGGAAGGTGAAATGGTAGAAGAACCCGAAGGATTTATAGAAGGAATGCCACCGGAATTGTATGATTTGCACGATGAACTGTGTGAGAAGTATGGTTTTTAG
- a CDS encoding DUF4274 domain-containing protein, with protein sequence MAKLTEEKKLFIDDNFYEGLDDNELDRTKFEMLTEPEELHYLADKHNWDNGVKVLQWIVESNICSEATALQIFWLAQP encoded by the coding sequence ATGGCAAAACTAACAGAAGAAAAGAAACTGTTTATCGACGACAATTTTTATGAAGGACTTGACGATAATGAACTTGACAGGACAAAATTTGAAATGCTGACTGAGCCGGAAGAATTACATTATTTGGCTGATAAACATAACTGGGATAATGGCGTAAAGGTTTTGCAATGGATTGTCGAAAGTAATATTTGCAGTGAAGCAACTGCATTACAGATTTTCTGGTTGGCTCAACCGTAG